CGGCGGCACGACGCGGCTTTTGAAAAACATCTGCGGACTGTGGATGGTGCAGGAATGCCGGCGGTCGTGGAACAGTGCCGGGGCGGGCTACAGTTGGGACGATCTCAACAATCTCGCGGCCGCCGCCCCGCCGCTGGCAGCGCTGGTGGATGTCGACGATCCCAGTTTCTTGGCCCCTGCCCACATGCCGCAAGCGATCGGCGACTATTGCCGCCGCACCGGCCAATCGCCGCCGACAAGCGTCGGCGCGGTCGTCCGCTGCACGCTCGAAAGCCTCGCGATGCGCTATCGGCAAGTGCTCGCCTGGATCGAAGAGCTGGTCGGCCGGCGCATCGAAACGATCCACATCGTCGGCGGCGGCGCGAAAAATCGGGCCCTCTGCCAAATGACGGCCGACGCCTGCCGCCGCCGTGTCGTAGCCGGCCCGACCGAAGCCACGGCGATCGGCAACATCATGATGCAAGCCGTCTCGGCCGGCGCCGTAGCATCGATCGCCGAAGCCCGCGAAGTGATCCGCCAAAGTTTTCCTACGCTGGAATACCACCCCCGCGAAAGCGACCGCTGGGACGAAGCCTATTCAAGGTTTTTGGCGATCGTAGGCTGGAAAGGATAGGAAGCACGCTGAAGCGTGAACTCCAACGGTCGGCGTCCACGCGTCAGCGTGTTGCCCGGGTGCAAACGAACGCCCGTCGCCATTCGACCGGCGGATAGCACCTTGCCGCTCACCAGGGGCGATTCACGGAAGTGAGCGGCAACGCGCTAGCCGCCGGTGTCAATTGGAAGGTCAAAGCGTGTCCGCTCAAATCACGCCGCCGTTGGCTCTCAGGTTTTGGCCGGTAATCCAGTGGGCATCGGCGCTCGCCAATAGCGATACCGAATCGGCGATGTCGGGCGGTTCGGCGATACGGCCGAAGGCGGCCATTTGGGCGAAACGCTTTTTATCCTCCGCCGTTTTGTTCAAACCAAAAAGTTCCGTATCGGTGCCACCGGGCGACAGCGTGTTGACCGTGATGCCGCGCGGGCCAAGTTCCTTGGCCAAGCTGCGCGTGATTTGTTCGACGGCCCCTTTCGTGGCCACGTAGGCCGAATACGTCGCGAGCATCATCACCGTCGTCGACGACGAAAAATTGATGATCCGCCCACCGTCGGCCATCCGGCGGGCCGCTTGCTGGCAGGCGAAAAAAGTCCCTTTTACATTCACGGCAAACAGCCGATCGTATTCCGCTTCCGTGATCTCGACGAGCGGCTTGTAGAGCGGCAGCGCGGCGTTGTTTACCAAAATATCCAAGCGGCCGAACTCGCTGAACGTCGCGTCGAACAGCGCGGCAATTTCCTCGACCCGGCCGACATCGGCCCGCACGGCCACCGCCCGCCCCCCGCCGGCTTCGATCTCGGCCACGACCTGCCGCGCCGGCTCGGCGCTAGCGAAATAATTGACCACGACCGCCGCCCCATCGCGGGCCAACCGCAGCGCCACCGCCCGCCCAATCCCCTTCGACGCCCCGGTCACGAGCGCCACTTTGCCCTCGAGGCCATGCTTCGCCATTCCGACTGCTCCTGTTGAAGTTCAGTTGGGCTGCCTCGTCGCCCAACCGTTCGCGCTGGTCTTCGTACCAAATAGCGGCG
The nucleotide sequence above comes from Pirellulales bacterium. Encoded proteins:
- a CDS encoding SDR family oxidoreductase, producing the protein MAKHGLEGKVALVTGASKGIGRAVALRLARDGAAVVVNYFASAEPARQVVAEIEAGGGRAVAVRADVGRVEEIAALFDATFSEFGRLDILVNNAALPLYKPLVEITEAEYDRLFAVNVKGTFFACQQAARRMADGGRIINFSSSTTVMMLATYSAYVATKGAVEQITRSLAKELGPRGITVNTLSPGGTDTELFGLNKTAEDKKRFAQMAAFGRIAEPPDIADSVSLLASADAHWITGQNLRANGGVI